Sequence from the Parvicella tangerina genome:
GAGTTTTCGCTTTTTCTGGAAAACTGCAATCAAACCAATTGAATTAATCAAGAGCATGGTTACTATTCCAGCCTTTGACATTAGCAGAAGAACAAAGATCGAGATGACTGAGATGAGCGCAAATTTACTCAGGCTGGTTTTGAAATAGTAAGTTTTCACACTACCAGCGTTGAGAAGTGATAAGTATAAATAAATCAATGAAACATTCCCATACATAGCCATGTAGCTGGGATGATGAAAGTAAGAAAGATCGGCATAATAAAAAGCCTTGAGCTCACCTCCTAAAGAGAAACGATAGATAGCAACGGCAAGACAAATGATAAGGGAGACAACAACACCAAAAGTGAAGAAGGAAAAAATCCGATTGATATAATGACCAATGTTGATTTTTGAAATACCAAATACAACTGGAAAGATCAGAAATGATAAGCTGTGTTCTATTTCTTTCCAGCCTGAAGAGACATCGACAGTCCAGAGCATTCCAACACAAAGCCAAACAAAATAAAGGAGTAGCGGACTTAATTGGAGGAGAAAAGAGGCGTTTATTTTTCGTGTATTAAATAAGGTAGATAGGAACAAAAAACCTATCGAATACCTAACCAAAGGTTGGTACAACGGGATTAAAAAGGCTGTTAAAGCAATCAGAATGAAGTTGATATGATTAGCGTCTGTTTTCCTCACGACAAACTATTTGTTGAGAATGTTTTCATAAAATGAAATCAACTTTTTTTCCTCGATATCCCAATTTTTATTTGATAGCTCATTTTGTCTGTACAACTTCACGTTTGCTAAGTAACGGTGGTAATCATTTTTGATCGCAATAATCTGATTAGCGATATCTGTTGAATTTTTCGGGTCAACAAATGCCGCGAATGAACCAAATTCTGTTTCCCAATACGGGATGTTCGACATTAATACAGGAACTTCATGAGTGGCATACTCAAACGCTTTTATAGGCAAGGAGTTGAGATAGTTTGGTTCTTTGTATAGTGTGGCAATTCCTAGATTAGACTCCTGTATAAGCTCTTGGCACTTTTCATGGCTGACAAAACCTGTTTCTTGAATTTTTTCCCTGTTAGTAACTAGGGAAAGACATTCATTACGAAATTCTTCAGATTCCCATTTGCCAACTAGGGTTAGCTGATATTCTGGTGATAGTTGATTCATCGCAGCACAAACTTCTTTTATGCCTCTGATCCTGGTCAGTCCGCCAACGTAAATGATTGAAAACAGGTCGTTTTCTTTTTTAACGATAGGTTCAGAAGAAAAAGGATAATTGTAAATCGTTTCCGTGTTTTTATTATCGAATTGATTGGTGATCTCGGGTAAGACAGAAATGATTCCAGAGCATTTTCTGCCAATTCTTTTTTCATAGGAGTTGTAAACGGAAGCAATCCATTTTCTTAAGAAGCCCGGCTTAATCCATTTTTTTGAGAGAATGGTTTTCGGCACATCCTCGTGAGAATCATAAATAACCTCTTTTCCTTTTTTTCTGAAGGTGCCCACTCCAGATAGAAGCTCAGGATCGTGCAGATGATAGATGTCTGCATTCAGTTCTAAAGCTTTCTTAATGACCTTTTTTTTGAGAAATATTATGCGTATTAGACGACTGTAGTTTTTCGGGAAATCAACACTAACAACATGAACATTATTAATACAATCATCTGGCGCATTTGTCGCAACCAAATAGACCTTTTTTGCATGTTTTGCTACAGATATAGCTTCTTTCTTAAAGATACGAATATCGTCCCATGGGTGAACAGAAGTAACATGACAAACTACCTTATTTTTGAGCGTAGACAAAATTAAGAGTTTATGTATTTCTGAATAACCTCTTCAGTATTGCCCTCATACATTAGTTGGCCCTTATTAATCCAAATACATTTGTTGGCAAACTTTTTTACAGACTCAAGATCATGACTTACAATAATAATTGTTTGGCCACTATTCATGATTTCCAGCATTTTTTCCTGACTCTTCTCCCTGAATTTTCGGTCGCCAACACCAAGCACTTCATCTATGAGCATGATATCTCGCTTAAGGAATACAGCGATTGAAAAACCGAGTCTAGCTCGCATCCCAGAAGAATAGTTTTTTACTGGTTCAAAGATAAATTTTCCTAATTCGGAAAAAGAGATGATCTCATTTACATGCTGTTCAATCTCCTTTTTAGAGAACCCCATGATCACACCATTAAGAAAAATATTGTCATATCCAGAAAGATTCTTTTTAAACCCTGTTCCCAGCGATAGTAATGGGGATATAGATCCGTAAACATCAAGCTTTCCTTCGTCTAGACTGTATACGCCAGCAATGGTTCTTAAAAGGGTGCTTTTGCCTGATCCATTAGAGCCAACTACGCCTAGAATATCACCTTTATTTACAGTGAAACTAATATTTCTTAATGCCCAGAAATCACCAGAATCTTGCGTTGATCTCACTGTATTTCCCTGCGCAATCACATCTTTTAAGGTGCGACTGAACTTTTTATAGCCAGACTTGCCAGTTTTAAATTTTATACCCAGATTAGAAGCATTAATAATAAGACTCATAGCGCTTTTGAAATTCTATTTCCAAATTTTTGAATGATTAATAACCCCAAGGTAAAAAAGAGGATCCCGTATGCAAGGTAGATCAAAATTGAGAGATCTGGCCCAACTCCATTCACTAAAATGTTCTTACAGTTTTCAAATAAAGAAGCGAATGGATTAAGAGCGACAAAAGCCTCTTGATATTGTTCTGGAAGGTCAGCTATGACATACAATGCAGGAGATAAGTAAAACCCAATTCTAAGGACAAAATTCAATATGTTTTGGAGATCTGGAAAAAACACACCAACAACGGAAACAATCATTGAAACTCCGAAGACAAAAATGAATTGAATTAAGATAAGAGGTATAATCCATAGCATTACAGGGGAGAAATGAACGTCATAAAATCCAAGCATTACAAAAAGTACGATCAGTCCCATGATATAATTAACACCACCAATTATTACTGCATTAAGCGAAAAGATGGAAAGAGGAAAGCGCACGGTTTGAATGAGCTGAGCGTTTGAAATGAATGCTTTTACCGAACTATTTACACTGTATGTAAACCATCGCCAAGGTAGAAGCGCAGAAAATAACAAAACAGGAAATAACGGACCTCCTCTTTGAAAAATAACGGAAACCAAAACGACATAGACCAGCATGACAAAGAAAGGATCAAGAACAGCCCAACCAATACCTAACATCTTGTTCTTGTATAGACTCTTCAATTCTGAAGAGGCAAAGTACTTGACTAGATCTCTTTTCTTTATGAGACTATTAATTTCTGATATCATGATGCGATCAGTTCATTGTATATGTTTAACAACTTTTCTTCCTCATTTTCCCAGCGAAAGTCTAAAGCGGCCTGTTTAGTGTTTGCCTTGTAGGAAGTCCGGAGCTTGTCATTGGCTAAAACTTCATTCAGACTTTCAGCAATTGATTCTGGTGATTCAGGATCAAATGTAACTCCAATATTATATTTCCCAATAACTCTTTTTAATTCAGGAAAGTCGCTTCCAGCTATAGGAACGTTAGCGTTGATGTACTCAAAGAGTTTGTTAGGACTAGTATAGTAGTTGTTTAATCCAACAAACTGATATGGAATAACTCCTACATCGGCAGACTTAGAATTGTTTAGCAGTTCGTTTTGAG
This genomic interval carries:
- a CDS encoding O-antigen ligase family protein; this translates as MRKTDANHINFILIALTAFLIPLYQPLVRYSIGFLFLSTLFNTRKINASFLLQLSPLLLYFVWLCVGMLWTVDVSSGWKEIEHSLSFLIFPVVFGISKINIGHYINRIFSFFTFGVVVSLIICLAVAIYRFSLGGELKAFYYADLSYFHHPSYMAMYGNVSLIYLYLSLLNAGSVKTYYFKTSLSKFALISVISIFVLLLMSKAGIVTMLLINSIGLIAVFQKKRKLNYAFLTIFGLGLIAFGAYLTISPLQSRVDEVWNSLSSDTKVESSTGARLLVWEASWDIIKEQPLTGVGTGDLSAELDNLYFERNYDKLLSKSLNSHNQFLESWAKSGILGIITLIFMFFYVAWKPLWRFYLLFILLISINMLMESMLQIQSGIVFIAFMNSIFAVSVIRRKE
- a CDS encoding ABC transporter permease, which codes for MISEINSLIKKRDLVKYFASSELKSLYKNKMLGIGWAVLDPFFVMLVYVVLVSVIFQRGGPLFPVLLFSALLPWRWFTYSVNSSVKAFISNAQLIQTVRFPLSIFSLNAVIIGGVNYIMGLIVLFVMLGFYDVHFSPVMLWIIPLILIQFIFVFGVSMIVSVVGVFFPDLQNILNFVLRIGFYLSPALYVIADLPEQYQEAFVALNPFASLFENCKNILVNGVGPDLSILIYLAYGILFFTLGLLIIQKFGNRISKAL
- a CDS encoding ABC transporter ATP-binding protein; translation: MSLIINASNLGIKFKTGKSGYKKFSRTLKDVIAQGNTVRSTQDSGDFWALRNISFTVNKGDILGVVGSNGSGKSTLLRTIAGVYSLDEGKLDVYGSISPLLSLGTGFKKNLSGYDNIFLNGVIMGFSKKEIEQHVNEIISFSELGKFIFEPVKNYSSGMRARLGFSIAVFLKRDIMLIDEVLGVGDRKFREKSQEKMLEIMNSGQTIIIVSHDLESVKKFANKCIWINKGQLMYEGNTEEVIQKYINS
- a CDS encoding glycosyltransferase is translated as MSTLKNKVVCHVTSVHPWDDIRIFKKEAISVAKHAKKVYLVATNAPDDCINNVHVVSVDFPKNYSRLIRIIFLKKKVIKKALELNADIYHLHDPELLSGVGTFRKKGKEVIYDSHEDVPKTILSKKWIKPGFLRKWIASVYNSYEKRIGRKCSGIISVLPEITNQFDNKNTETIYNYPFSSEPIVKKENDLFSIIYVGGLTRIRGIKEVCAAMNQLSPEYQLTLVGKWESEEFRNECLSLVTNREKIQETGFVSHEKCQELIQESNLGIATLYKEPNYLNSLPIKAFEYATHEVPVLMSNIPYWETEFGSFAAFVDPKNSTDIANQIIAIKNDYHRYLANVKLYRQNELSNKNWDIEEKKLISFYENILNK